The Streptomyces aurantiacus genome includes a region encoding these proteins:
- a CDS encoding muconolactone Delta-isomerase family protein has protein sequence MKDIPVEFLVRTENTLPPDTPDDVREELRKGERERAMQLREAGILKRLWRVPGRNATIGLYEAADPAQLHDALVSLPMWKWMDITVEALATHPQERAR, from the coding sequence GTGAAGGACATCCCCGTGGAATTCCTCGTCCGCACCGAGAACACCTTGCCCCCGGACACCCCCGACGACGTACGCGAGGAGCTGCGCAAGGGCGAGCGCGAACGGGCCATGCAGCTCAGGGAGGCCGGCATCCTCAAGCGGCTGTGGCGGGTGCCTGGCCGCAACGCGACCATCGGCCTGTACGAGGCGGCCGACCCGGCACAGCTGCACGACGCACTGGTCTCCCTGCCGATGTGGAAGTGGATGGACATCACCGTCGAGGCACTCGCCACCCATCCGCAGGAGAGAGCCCGATGA